A part of Haliotis asinina isolate JCU_RB_2024 chromosome 10, JCU_Hal_asi_v2, whole genome shotgun sequence genomic DNA contains:
- the LOC137298353 gene encoding uncharacterized protein, with the protein MPEWSRILAYTVAVAALAQCFISPTDSTETRAAFWDNAAGRQPYKKRDMQTLNALLSPPDRSDVTVDEVADLISHVPALAKALVERFVDRDGDGLIRDEELMDLWK; encoded by the exons ATGCCTGAGTGGAGCCGAATTTTGGCGTACACAGTTGCCGTTGCTGCTTTGGCGCAGTGTTTCATCTCTCCGACAGACTCCACGGAAACACGTGCCGCATTCTGGGACAACGCCGCCGGAAGACAACCTTATAAGAAGCGCGACATGCAGACCCTCAACGCGCTTCTGTCACCACCAGATCG GTCTGACGTAACCGTGGACGAAGTGGCAGACCTGATATCACACGTCCCCGCTTTGGCCAAGGCATTGGTGGAACGCTTCGTGGATAGAGACG GAGACGGACTAATAAGGGACGAAGAATTGATGgatctttggaaatga